The window CTCCAAAGTTCCAGAAATATCCCTGTCCCCAGGATTGTGACGGCATGGGGCGCCAACAAGCTGAGAAGCCGCCTGTCATGCGTAACGATCAATAGCGCACAGAAATATTAATCAGATTCCGTACACAAACATtgcaggcgaggaggagctgcgGAACGGCAACCAAGCGAGATGGGTAGCGTACATCTGCTACGGAGAAAACATACATGTACGTACCAACCCATGAACGGTGACGGTGACTCGGGGCGGGATGGACGTGGGGATAGGGGACTCCAGAGTACCACATCGAGCATGGATGGCAAAACGCCCGGGCTGCGAGGTTGCGCACGAAGAgagtgatgagggggaaATGTGAGACCGAACGGACGGAAGGGCCCTTTTTGAAATCCGTGATGAATCCCTCGAAACTCGAAACCAAACGTCGATTGGGTGATCAAGGTCAGTGGACTGGCCCGACGCAGACGGGACGAAACACCAAGCAAGTTCCTTTTCTGTGACTTTGTTTGGTGGGAGGTGCGTGACATAGATGAAAAGACCTCCGTTTAATCAAGTCCTCGACGTTTCTGTTGGTCGAGGTGGTCACTCGCGCTGCGACGGGCGAGTCCGGCCATCGAATGCGGAAGGCCCTCCGACACTTAAGCCATGAGGGGTGTGTCACTGTCACTCGACATTGTGATCATGGAGAAAATGGAAGCGACTGAATGAAGCGGAAGCGACAAACTCCGGCGAGAAAGATACCCAGTAAGTGGGGGCTGTCGGTGAGGTCCGAGCCAGCCCTGCTCTTCTCGCGAGGTTCCCGAGCAGACAAGAAAAGCGGGGTCGGGATCGGTCTGGTCGGCCAAGGAATTGTTCCGGAACTTTGGACCTGACCTCCTCTGATTGGCTGCAGACCGACTGCCGAATGACTAAGCGGGGCGCTCCACCAGGATTTTGGAATATCAACAGCAAGCAGCGAAAATTTGTTTCggtttccttttcttctttttttttcttcgtgCGGCGCCACGACCATTTCAAAACATTACCCGTGTTGCTCGAGTCCGATTCCTTCGGGGATTTCTATGTGACTCGCAGCGTCAGTCGTGGCACAGATCAATGAATTGCACGCCGATCTCTTCTACCAGTCAGCCCACCGAGGAGAACCCCTCCAGggctcggtggtggtgttgaggttggacATAACTATTTTCTGTGACCTTTTGCGTGTGTGCCAGTGTCTTGGTGGTCGTGTTCGATTTCCCAACGACTTTGGTTCTTCCTCCATCGTTACCAGGCTCTGGATTGTGATGAGGGAAGCTTGTCGTCAATGCCGTCTTTGCGGCGGCTATTGTCGACGGGTTTTACCAGGCATTGTGTTGGATGCTCAAACCGTTTATCCCGTTTCCAATGCCTTTCCAAGCACAACCAGGAAGACCACCAGCCATGCGTTTTAACCCGTCGATCCTATGATTGTTTATTGCTGTGGTTCCAGGAATGAGGTTGGGCTGTACAAGCCATCCCTCTTCTTCGAAGTGGGTGCTGGGTTAATTTATCCATATCTCTTTCACTGCCAACGCGTTATGCACAAGTGAGCTGGATTAGTGTACACCATCGAGCTGCCACCTCCTACATTGGGACGAAAAGAGAATGGTATCATGAAATCCTTATCGGAGAACCAGCTACTAAGACTGTTCGGTTGGCAAGAGACATTCCGACCCTTAACACCCCAGCCACGCTCATATATATCATAATCTGGAGTCGATATgatttctctctctgtctctggaAATAGAagccctccaactccccaaccctcagTCCGGACTGGGTAGCCTTGATTCGTACGGACTCTATTCATCACCGATCTTCTCGAGCTTGCCCATCTCACGCTTCTCCCCAGCCTCGCCAACTAACCGGACACGGTCCAGTCTCACCTTCTCGCTGTCACCGTCCCCGTCCACTacaaacaacaccagacTGTTGATGTTCTGAAACTTCACATATCGTAAACTGATGTTGGCTGTGCCATCCGGGTTCCAATCCTTCTCCGAGAGCTCGATGACCTGCGTGGCACTCAtgtcctcggcctcgtcaaACCCGAGGTTATGCGACTTGTTGGTAAACAGCTTGATGGTTTTGGGTCGCATGGGAgcttcgtcatcgtcatcatcagagGGAGGCAATGAGGTGATCTGGAGATGGTCAGGTCAGTAGGATGCTCCTCTGTGCTGCGTTGGTTCCAGGGGAACGCACCTGAAGAGTGTGTAGCTTAATCATGGCCTggaaaggcaaaaagagCATCAGCTGCTCATCCGTGTCACTTTCCACCCAGTCCTTTGTGGCACTCTTTTGCCCTGACAGCGCACTTGGCCTGGACTTGTCAAGCAGGGTGCGCACACCCTCTGGACCAGACTCAACGTTCAGAAGCTCGCAACGGTTGACCTCGATCTGATCTGTGATATCAGTGTAGCCGCGAGGCAGCTCCGCACCTCTCCAGGTCGCACCGCTACTGCTTGACCCTCCGGCGGCTCCTCCAGGGTTCTCGATAGCCTCTTGAAAATGCCCGCGGATGGTCTCAAGCATGCCCGAGAGCTTCTGCACATCTGCCCCTTTCACCCGGGAGGTAATCTGGCCATTTCGGAAATAGATAAAGGTTGGCAGAGAGGTGACGTTGTAGGCCTGGGCAATGTCCTTTTGGGTGTCGGTGTTGACCTTGATGAAGGCCAAGACGTTTTCGTGAGAGAGCTCCTCGGACGCCTTCTCGAAGATGGGCTTGATCGCCTTGCAAGGGCCACACCAG is drawn from Podospora pseudocomata strain CBS 415.72m chromosome 1 map unlocalized CBS415.72m_1, whole genome shotgun sequence and contains these coding sequences:
- the txl1 gene encoding Thioredoxin-like protein 1 (COG:O; EggNog:ENOG503NYV7), with translation MSSTHDSKPIEVTSSTQFQTILQTNALVVADFYADWCGPCKAIKPIFEKASEELSHENVLAFIKVNTDTQKDIAQAYNVTSLPTFIYFRNGQITSRVKGADVQKLSGMLETIRGHFQEAIENPGGAAGGSSSSGATWRGAELPRGYTDITDQIEVNRCELLNVESGPEGVRTLLDKSRPSALSGQKSATKDWVESDTDEQLMLFLPFQAMIKLHTLQITSLPPSDDDDDEAPMRPKTIKLFTNKSHNLGFDEAEDMSATQVIELSEKDWNPDGTANISLRYVKFQNINSLVLFVVDGDGDSEKVRLDRVRLVGEAGEKREMGKLEKIGDE